The following coding sequences lie in one Leucobacter allii genomic window:
- a CDS encoding ABC transporter ATP-binding protein yields MTETTPGRADAPIITADGLGVRFRRNRGSRRSFKDLFSGRSRRGRPGEFWALRDVSFSVARGEAIGVVGRNGQGKSTLLKLVAGVLFPDEGRVRVHGGVAPIIEITGGFVGDLTVRDNVHLTAGLHGLGKREIAERFDAIIDFAGAGDVIDTPFKHLSSGMKVRVAFSLISQLDEPVLLVDEVLAVGDKAFRAKCYQRIEALLAEGKTLFLVSHNERDLRRFCSRGLYLDRGALVLDGPIEDVLARYNADHPV; encoded by the coding sequence GTGACTGAGACGACCCCGGGGCGGGCGGACGCCCCGATCATCACCGCCGACGGCCTCGGCGTGCGATTCCGCCGCAACCGCGGCTCGCGCCGCAGCTTCAAGGACCTGTTCTCGGGGCGATCACGCCGCGGGCGTCCGGGCGAGTTCTGGGCGCTGCGCGACGTCTCCTTCTCGGTCGCGCGCGGCGAGGCGATCGGCGTCGTCGGCCGCAACGGCCAGGGCAAGTCGACGCTCCTGAAGCTCGTCGCCGGCGTCCTGTTCCCCGATGAGGGGCGGGTGCGCGTGCACGGCGGCGTGGCGCCCATCATCGAGATCACGGGCGGCTTCGTCGGGGACCTCACCGTGCGCGACAACGTCCACCTCACCGCGGGGCTGCACGGCCTCGGCAAGCGGGAGATCGCGGAGCGCTTCGATGCGATCATCGACTTCGCGGGCGCCGGCGACGTGATCGACACGCCGTTCAAGCACCTCTCGAGCGGCATGAAGGTGCGCGTCGCGTTCTCGCTCATCTCGCAGCTCGACGAGCCCGTGCTGCTCGTGGACGAGGTCCTCGCGGTGGGCGACAAGGCGTTCCGCGCGAAGTGCTACCAGCGGATCGAGGCGCTGCTCGCCGAGGGCAAGACGCTGTTCCTCGTCTCGCACAACGAGCGCGATCTGCGCCGCTTTTGCTCCCGCGGCCTCTACCTCGACCGCGGCGCGCTCGTGCTCGACGGCCCCATCGAGGACGTGCTCGCGCGGTACAACGCAGACCATCCGGTCTGA
- a CDS encoding CDP-glycerol glycerophosphotransferase family protein: MGLVNDGRRAVRLAKRVLKGRRAYFELRALLEERGPLPERGYRVGVYFADSDVNIYQMRQWYAPLQELARVHPVLVLARNAAGARQLLTESGLDVVFAPKVTDLEREVTRHPLDVILYVNQNTRNFQMMRYGHRWHVFVNHGESDKMYMTSNQHQAYDYAFVAGDAARERLSRALWNYDVATRTIPIGRPQTDHLDGAPPFAPDGRTVVFYAPTWEGDRPAASYGSVATHGERLVRALLASDRHRVVYRPHPRSGVVDAAFGAANRRIIEAIAEANRRDPSAQHVYDEAPALGWQLSLPDVAICDISAMVYDRLATGKPLMVTRPRSAEAEVDEGGYLSVCEWLDAGETADIVAVLDRVIGDDAARERLGTWSQHYFGDTAPGAPTRRFHAAIETLFARSEEWRARDLADPGAR; the protein is encoded by the coding sequence ATGGGACTGGTGAACGATGGGCGGCGCGCCGTCCGGCTGGCCAAACGGGTGCTCAAGGGGCGTCGCGCGTACTTCGAGCTCCGCGCGCTGCTCGAGGAGCGCGGCCCGCTCCCCGAGCGGGGCTACCGGGTCGGCGTCTACTTCGCCGACAGCGATGTGAACATCTACCAGATGCGGCAGTGGTACGCGCCGCTCCAGGAGCTCGCGCGCGTCCACCCGGTGCTCGTGCTCGCGCGCAACGCCGCGGGGGCGCGGCAGCTGCTCACCGAGAGCGGCCTCGACGTCGTCTTCGCACCGAAGGTCACCGACCTCGAACGCGAGGTCACGCGGCATCCGCTCGACGTGATCCTGTACGTCAACCAGAACACCCGCAACTTCCAGATGATGCGCTACGGCCATCGCTGGCACGTCTTCGTCAACCACGGCGAGAGCGACAAGATGTACATGACGAGCAATCAGCATCAGGCCTACGACTACGCCTTCGTCGCCGGCGATGCGGCCCGCGAACGGCTGTCACGGGCGCTCTGGAACTACGACGTCGCCACGCGCACGATCCCGATCGGGCGACCCCAGACCGATCATCTGGACGGCGCGCCGCCGTTCGCGCCCGACGGACGCACCGTCGTCTTCTACGCGCCCACCTGGGAGGGCGATCGACCGGCCGCCAGCTACGGCTCCGTCGCGACCCACGGCGAGCGTCTCGTCCGGGCGCTGCTCGCCTCCGACCGGCACCGGGTGGTGTACCGGCCGCACCCCCGCAGCGGCGTCGTCGATGCCGCCTTCGGCGCGGCGAACCGGCGGATCATCGAGGCGATCGCCGAGGCGAACCGGCGCGATCCGTCGGCGCAGCACGTCTACGACGAGGCCCCGGCGCTCGGCTGGCAGCTGAGCCTCCCCGACGTGGCCATCTGCGACATCTCCGCGATGGTCTACGACCGGCTCGCGACGGGCAAGCCGCTGATGGTGACGCGTCCGCGCTCCGCGGAGGCCGAGGTCGACGAGGGCGGCTACCTGAGCGTCTGCGAATGGCTCGATGCGGGGGAGACCGCCGACATCGTCGCCGTGCTCGACCGGGTGATCGGCGACGACGCGGCCCGGGAGCGGCTCGGGACCTGGTCGCAGCACTACTTCGGGGACACGGCGCCCGGAGCGCCCACGCGGCGCTTCCACGCCGCGATCGAGACGCTGTTCGCGCGCTCGGAGGAGTGGCGGGCCCGCGACCTCGCCGATCCCGGAGCGCGCTGA
- a CDS encoding glycosyltransferase family 2 protein, whose product MPGLPDLPGVSYVMPVLNEEAYLEPAVRTILAQDYAGEKEIVLALGPSRDRSDEIAARLAEEDPRVRLVGNPARDIPAGLNAAISASRHPVIVRVDAHSELTPDYTRLGVAALRRTGAANVGGIMRAAGRGAVQRAIARGYNSPYGLGGGAYHGDGVAGLAESAYLGIFRREAIAAVGGYDPGILRGEDWELNLRIRRSGREVWFEPALGVTYWPRASLADLARQFFATGTWRAVLVRRYRGANPWRFFVPGALVLGLATSAVGLALLLTGVLPWASAWPLLLAPAAAYLLGVGFAVIRIPEQRGVGDRLLTAAALVTMHLSWGAGFLRGIVFGGGRVVDRSRI is encoded by the coding sequence ATGCCGGGGCTCCCCGATCTGCCCGGCGTGAGCTATGTGATGCCCGTGCTCAACGAGGAGGCGTATCTCGAGCCGGCGGTGCGCACGATCCTCGCGCAGGACTACGCGGGCGAGAAGGAGATCGTGCTCGCCCTCGGCCCCTCCCGCGACCGCAGCGACGAGATCGCCGCCCGGCTCGCGGAGGAGGATCCGCGCGTCCGCCTCGTCGGGAATCCGGCGCGGGACATCCCCGCGGGGCTCAACGCGGCGATCTCGGCGAGCCGGCACCCCGTGATCGTCCGCGTCGACGCGCACTCCGAACTCACGCCCGACTACACGCGGCTCGGCGTCGCCGCCCTCCGCCGCACGGGCGCCGCGAACGTCGGCGGCATCATGCGCGCCGCGGGACGCGGCGCCGTGCAGCGGGCGATCGCCCGCGGCTACAACAGCCCCTACGGGCTCGGCGGCGGCGCCTACCACGGCGACGGCGTCGCGGGCCTCGCGGAATCCGCCTACCTCGGCATCTTCCGGCGCGAGGCGATCGCGGCGGTCGGGGGGTACGACCCCGGCATCCTCCGCGGAGAGGACTGGGAACTGAACCTCCGCATCCGGCGATCGGGCCGCGAGGTGTGGTTCGAGCCGGCCCTCGGCGTCACCTACTGGCCGCGCGCGAGCCTCGCCGACCTCGCGCGGCAGTTCTTCGCGACGGGCACCTGGCGCGCGGTGCTCGTGCGGCGCTACCGCGGCGCGAACCCGTGGCGCTTCTTCGTGCCCGGCGCGCTCGTCCTCGGCCTCGCGACGAGCGCCGTCGGTCTGGCGCTGCTCCTGACCGGGGTGCTGCCGTGGGCCTCGGCATGGCCGCTGCTGCTCGCGCCCGCCGCGGCCTACCTGCTCGGCGTCGGCTTCGCCGTGATCCGGATCCCCGAGCAGCGCGGCGTCGGCGACCGCCTGCTCACCGCGGCGGCGCTCGTCACCATGCATCTGAGCTGGGGCGCGGGGTTCCTCCGCGGGATCGTGTTCGGCGGGGGCAGGGTCGTCGACCGCTCCCGGATCTGA
- a CDS encoding CDP-glycerol glycerophosphotransferase family protein, with amino-acid sequence MSTAGFSFASGNLAKLLALPKYLCSLILSWFVPRDARSWVFGSGAGVGEGALAVARELRASDPDVRIRWLVADEAEAALARDAGFEPVLRRGRAGYWTTLRAGTIVVTHGLGDANRFGVTGAVVVQLWHGAPLKRLHLDSPVTTAVRGPAPVRALLRRMYLAGSREIDLFVAGSPVSAERLRSAFRVAPGRVRVLGDPRDDALAAQASDADADAVAGARAELLELLRGSGVPLGPDAARDRLVLYAPTWRDGDADPAVPDAAEIARIRDALASSGSRLLVRSHPLGRGAYDALLGDRVHALDAGLVRDITPLLGGVDVVVTDYSSIALDFSLLGRPIVWFAPDLSAYEGSRGLYEPLAVTSGGRIERSWDEVAARLEELHADPVIRRAAEADARALAARFHAHPEGGAAARVLEAVRRLRLGPEQLVAPGGVFFESFYGRQVSCNPLAIDREIARRHPGLPRYWSVTHELQRVPEGAIPLLVGGPEWHAARRVCGLLVVNDWLRFGFRRRPGQTVLQTWHGTMLKHLALGRPGVGLRTRLAIRRESRRWSLLLSQNPHSTAQFRTSYAFRGEILETGYPRDDRLARALAGAARNPIAVLRARAALGIAPEQRVIAYAPTWRDGGLTPVDELGVRRLAAALGPAWTVVVRGHTRTHAFGGYGLGVGGESTAAQLVDASRHPDVNDVILAADLLVTDYSSIMFDAAVARVPMLFFVPDLVAYRDRERGFTFDFERTAPGPLLSDPEEVVRLAREFASDGDGAVWIRDHAEASAAWRQRFAPHDDGRAAERVVDALVARGALAPAPEH; translated from the coding sequence ATGAGTACCGCCGGATTCAGCTTCGCGAGCGGCAATCTCGCCAAGCTCCTCGCGCTGCCGAAGTACCTGTGCTCGCTGATCCTGTCCTGGTTCGTCCCCCGCGACGCGCGCAGCTGGGTGTTCGGCAGCGGTGCGGGGGTCGGCGAGGGCGCCCTCGCGGTCGCGCGCGAGCTGCGGGCGAGCGATCCGGACGTCCGCATCCGCTGGCTCGTCGCCGATGAGGCGGAGGCGGCGCTCGCCCGCGACGCGGGCTTCGAGCCCGTCCTGCGGCGCGGTCGCGCCGGCTACTGGACCACGCTCCGCGCCGGCACGATCGTCGTCACCCACGGCCTCGGCGATGCGAACCGCTTCGGCGTGACCGGCGCCGTCGTCGTCCAGCTGTGGCACGGGGCGCCGCTCAAGCGGCTGCATCTCGACTCGCCCGTCACGACCGCGGTTCGCGGACCGGCGCCCGTCCGTGCGCTGCTGCGCCGGATGTACCTCGCGGGGTCGCGCGAGATCGACCTGTTCGTCGCCGGATCCCCCGTGTCCGCCGAGCGGCTCCGCTCCGCCTTCCGGGTCGCCCCCGGCCGCGTCCGCGTCCTCGGGGACCCGCGGGACGACGCGCTCGCCGCGCAGGCGAGTGACGCCGACGCCGACGCCGTTGCCGGCGCCCGCGCCGAGCTCCTGGAGCTCCTGCGGGGGAGCGGGGTCCCGCTCGGCCCCGACGCGGCGCGCGATCGGCTCGTGCTGTACGCGCCGACCTGGCGCGACGGCGACGCGGATCCGGCGGTGCCGGACGCGGCGGAGATCGCGCGCATCCGCGACGCGCTCGCGAGCAGCGGGTCCCGGCTGCTCGTCCGCTCGCACCCGCTCGGCCGGGGCGCCTACGACGCCCTGCTCGGCGACCGCGTGCACGCGCTCGACGCGGGGCTCGTGCGCGACATCACCCCCCTGCTGGGCGGCGTGGACGTCGTCGTCACCGACTACTCCTCGATCGCGCTCGACTTCTCGCTGCTCGGTCGGCCGATCGTCTGGTTCGCGCCCGACCTGTCCGCGTACGAGGGCAGCCGAGGCCTCTACGAGCCGCTCGCCGTCACGAGCGGGGGACGCATCGAACGCAGCTGGGACGAGGTCGCGGCGCGCCTCGAGGAGCTCCACGCCGATCCCGTCATCCGCCGCGCCGCCGAGGCCGACGCCCGCGCCCTCGCCGCGCGCTTCCACGCCCACCCCGAGGGCGGGGCCGCCGCGCGCGTGCTCGAGGCCGTGCGTCGCCTGCGGCTCGGGCCGGAGCAGCTCGTCGCGCCGGGCGGCGTGTTCTTCGAGAGCTTCTACGGCCGGCAGGTGAGCTGCAATCCGCTCGCGATCGACCGGGAGATCGCGCGGCGCCACCCCGGGCTCCCGCGCTACTGGAGCGTCACCCACGAGCTCCAGCGGGTGCCCGAGGGGGCCATCCCGCTGCTCGTCGGGGGACCGGAGTGGCACGCCGCCAGGCGCGTCTGCGGGCTCCTCGTCGTCAACGACTGGCTGCGCTTCGGCTTCCGTCGCCGCCCCGGTCAGACCGTGCTGCAGACCTGGCACGGCACGATGCTCAAGCATCTCGCGCTCGGTCGCCCCGGGGTCGGGCTGCGCACCCGACTGGCGATCCGCAGGGAGAGCCGGCGTTGGAGCCTCCTCCTCTCGCAGAATCCGCATTCCACGGCGCAGTTCCGCACGAGCTACGCCTTCCGCGGCGAGATCCTGGAGACGGGCTACCCGCGCGACGACCGCCTCGCACGGGCCCTCGCGGGTGCCGCGCGCAATCCCATCGCGGTGCTGCGCGCCCGCGCCGCGCTCGGGATCGCGCCGGAACAGCGGGTCATCGCGTACGCGCCGACGTGGCGCGACGGTGGCCTCACGCCGGTCGACGAGCTCGGTGTGCGGCGGCTCGCCGCGGCGCTCGGACCGGCGTGGACGGTGGTCGTGCGCGGGCACACGCGAACGCACGCCTTCGGCGGCTACGGCCTCGGGGTCGGCGGCGAGAGCACGGCCGCGCAGCTCGTCGACGCCTCCAGGCACCCCGATGTGAACGACGTGATCCTCGCCGCGGATCTCCTCGTCACCGATTACTCCTCGATCATGTTCGACGCAGCGGTGGCCCGCGTGCCGATGCTCTTCTTCGTGCCCGACCTCGTCGCGTACCGCGATCGGGAGCGCGGCTTCACCTTCGACTTCGAGCGCACGGCGCCCGGCCCGCTGCTGTCGGACCCCGAGGAGGTCGTCCGGCTCGCCCGCGAGTTCGCCAGCGACGGGGACGGCGCGGTGTGGATCCGCGACCACGCCGAGGCGAGCGCCGCGTGGCGGCAGCGCTTCGCCCCGCACGACGACGGACGTGCCGCCGAGCGCGTCGTCGACGCTCTCGTGGCGCGCGGAGCCCTCGCGCCGGCCCCGGAGCACTGA
- a CDS encoding S1C family serine protease, which translates to MTTTPEYDPTDAARTEAPSAGPTETPAAEHSSSAAAPAAPGSAQTTPDATGDRASAEAAAPVIPAEQPTTQLPETVTGAPVPPAPAPPASPQPQFAPAPVGAPAAHTGAAFGAPQSGDGGSGIPAAPVASAPGSGSSRPKHRSGALLAGLAIGALLGGVVGGGVAAVVSSNVSQSNVAQSGGNSAITLNNTENATAISGVAAVATPSVVTLEVAGSSASGSGSGVIYSEDGYIVTNAHVATLDGAAMADATIRVKLSDGSIYDGALVGYDPYADLAVVKIDATGLQPIEFADSDKLDVGDLTVAIGAPLNLANTVTSGVVSALNRGISVGSPLIEDQPTQQDDPAEGQEEDGGSGLPWDFRFGLPGEEGQQGQQQQSSSGSVTLPVIQTDASINPGNSGGALLNGSGELIGINVAIASTSASSDTAGSVGLGFAIPANLVTRVADAIIAGEQPSHGLLGASVADSSQDTDADANHAGGLLVEVSDGGAADQAGLKAGDVITAVDGTSAVDGTSVSALIRLHEGGSTVTIDYTRNGKAAQTEATLGTLEW; encoded by the coding sequence ATGACGACCACACCCGAGTACGACCCCACCGACGCCGCCCGCACCGAGGCCCCGAGCGCCGGACCCACCGAGACCCCCGCGGCGGAGCACTCGAGCTCCGCGGCAGCACCGGCGGCCCCCGGCTCGGCGCAGACGACGCCCGACGCGACCGGCGACCGGGCGTCCGCCGAAGCCGCGGCGCCCGTGATCCCCGCGGAGCAGCCGACCACGCAGCTGCCCGAGACGGTCACCGGGGCGCCCGTCCCCCCGGCACCCGCGCCCCCGGCCTCCCCGCAGCCGCAGTTCGCGCCGGCCCCGGTCGGCGCCCCTGCCGCGCACACCGGGGCCGCTTTCGGCGCGCCGCAGTCGGGCGACGGCGGATCGGGGATCCCCGCGGCTCCCGTCGCGTCGGCACCGGGAAGCGGATCGTCGCGGCCGAAGCACCGCAGCGGGGCGCTCCTCGCCGGCCTCGCCATCGGCGCGCTGCTCGGCGGCGTGGTCGGCGGCGGCGTCGCCGCCGTCGTGTCCTCCAACGTCTCGCAGTCGAACGTCGCCCAGAGCGGCGGGAACAGCGCGATCACGCTGAACAACACCGAGAACGCCACCGCGATCTCCGGCGTGGCCGCCGTGGCGACGCCGAGCGTGGTCACCCTCGAGGTCGCCGGGTCGAGCGCGAGCGGCTCCGGCTCCGGGGTGATCTACTCCGAGGACGGCTACATCGTGACCAACGCGCATGTCGCGACCCTCGACGGCGCGGCCATGGCGGACGCCACGATCCGCGTCAAGCTCAGCGACGGCAGCATCTACGACGGGGCTCTCGTGGGCTACGATCCCTACGCCGATCTCGCGGTCGTGAAGATCGACGCGACCGGCCTGCAGCCCATCGAGTTCGCGGACTCCGACAAGCTCGACGTGGGCGATCTCACGGTCGCGATCGGGGCGCCGCTGAACCTCGCGAACACGGTCACGAGCGGCGTCGTGAGCGCGCTGAACCGCGGCATCTCCGTGGGCAGCCCCCTCATCGAGGACCAGCCGACGCAGCAGGACGACCCCGCCGAGGGGCAGGAGGAGGACGGGGGCAGCGGACTGCCCTGGGACTTCCGCTTCGGCCTCCCGGGCGAAGAGGGGCAGCAGGGCCAGCAGCAGCAGAGCTCGAGCGGCAGCGTCACGCTTCCCGTGATCCAGACCGACGCGTCCATCAACCCGGGCAACTCCGGGGGTGCGCTGCTCAACGGCAGCGGCGAGCTCATCGGCATCAACGTCGCCATCGCCTCGACCTCCGCGTCGAGCGATACCGCCGGCAGCGTCGGCCTCGGCTTCGCGATCCCCGCCAACCTCGTCACGCGGGTCGCCGACGCGATCATCGCGGGCGAGCAGCCCTCGCACGGCCTGCTCGGCGCCTCCGTCGCCGACTCCTCGCAGGACACCGACGCCGACGCCAACCATGCGGGCGGCCTGCTCGTCGAGGTGAGCGACGGCGGCGCGGCCGACCAAGCGGGCCTCAAGGCCGGCGACGTGATCACGGCGGTCGACGGCACCTCCGCGGTCGACGGCACCTCGGTGTCCGCGCTCATCCGCCTGCACGAGGGCGGCAGCACGGTCACGATCGACTACACCCGCAACGGCAAGGCGGCGCAGACGGAAGCCACGCTCGGCACCCTGGAGTGGTGA
- a CDS encoding DUF11 domain-containing protein, translating to MLGQGARPFSIFVRQGEYLWVDTDARPDYIRSNTGAEQPWNPDGRLYGPAAADGIWQVYLDTGGNEHLEGNWEIEARAEASAGTAVPGRVWTYRYFLRQTSGPDPEKSDLRYWMMNDSGYLYQVDLRGYRGMNSSITADPVGNVTAPGACTSAYESVDYASGRQSLFAACGGRYRVFFEEPADDLPATADLAGTEVYVAPEPLTSAELDASTLSFAPAEPGSFAGTFTATISPRFTGDYRLQIDADGDGAFAGDADVEIPLSADGRGSYVHAWDGTGPDGDALASPGRRMNARIVFATVGEMHIVQHDVEGRDGIRVVLRNGDERGDATLHWDDRGLSARDRTSVTPVRDARAGVDSSGFVHGWDFSHTCSELTEECGSWGNNRAIVDWVSSSADGSAELHGFGGAASLDITKTADRASYATVGETITYTFTVTNTGTLDLENVGVQETAFDGAGELSAVACPGNALRVGESMECSAATTVTQEDIERGAISNAAVATGNAPGEPSIASPPDEVRVPAAQAPALALVKEIANPADEAWGPRAEFGAGDALDYRFSVENTGNLALTGVTVSETAFTGSGAAPSVACPGDALAPGESMVCTGRYEAADQADADRGVIENTAVASGDAAGRPGVTSDPSTAIALAPGRPALHLVKAADRRVFAAGEEIAYSFAVTNVGSVTLTDVSVREDSFTGSGSVPALDCPTTELAPGESVLCTATYAATQEDVDRGTIDNAATASGRTPQGDAVEAPPSAVRVSAVPQPALELRKTADRTGFAAGDAIAYRFDVVNTGNTTLSGITIEERDFNGSGDLSAISCPEGAVLAPGESTSCTAAYEASQADLDAGALVNTAVAHGVDPAGGDVASLPDSVTVPAVREASLRLEKNVDRERFAAGDALGYTFTVTNTGTVTAAEVRIEELAFSGTGRLDGVVCPESEARALAPGSTLVCTAGYVASLEDQGAGAPLRNTAVAVAAPPAAGEAPIRSHPDDAVSAPMPRASVPPPGETGGPAAAGAKGPGAPRLAATGGAPGLPLAVLGAVAALAGATGVLGARARRRATDAGDRSGDASAGV from the coding sequence ATGCTCGGCCAGGGAGCCCGGCCGTTCTCGATCTTCGTGCGGCAGGGGGAGTACCTCTGGGTCGACACCGACGCCCGGCCCGACTACATCCGCAGCAACACCGGAGCCGAGCAGCCCTGGAATCCCGACGGGCGGTTGTACGGACCCGCCGCCGCAGACGGGATCTGGCAGGTCTACCTCGACACCGGCGGAAACGAGCACCTCGAGGGCAATTGGGAGATCGAGGCGCGCGCCGAGGCCTCCGCCGGCACCGCCGTGCCCGGTCGGGTGTGGACGTACCGCTACTTCCTCAGGCAGACCTCGGGCCCGGATCCCGAGAAGTCCGATCTGCGCTACTGGATGATGAACGATTCGGGATACCTCTACCAGGTGGACCTCCGCGGGTATCGCGGCATGAACTCGTCGATCACCGCCGACCCCGTCGGCAACGTCACCGCGCCGGGCGCGTGCACCTCCGCCTACGAATCGGTCGACTACGCGAGCGGCAGGCAGTCGCTCTTCGCCGCCTGCGGCGGACGCTACCGCGTGTTCTTCGAGGAGCCCGCCGACGATCTGCCTGCGACCGCGGATCTCGCGGGAACGGAGGTGTACGTCGCCCCGGAGCCGCTCACCTCGGCGGAGCTGGACGCCTCCACGCTGAGCTTCGCGCCCGCGGAGCCCGGCTCCTTCGCGGGCACCTTCACGGCGACGATCTCGCCGCGGTTCACCGGGGACTACCGGCTGCAGATCGACGCCGACGGCGACGGGGCGTTCGCGGGGGACGCGGACGTCGAGATCCCGCTCTCGGCCGACGGACGGGGGAGCTACGTCCACGCCTGGGACGGCACCGGCCCGGATGGCGACGCACTCGCGTCCCCCGGACGCCGCATGAACGCGCGCATCGTCTTCGCCACGGTCGGCGAGATGCACATCGTCCAGCACGACGTCGAGGGGCGCGACGGCATCCGCGTCGTCCTTCGCAACGGTGACGAACGGGGCGACGCCACCCTCCACTGGGACGACCGCGGACTCTCCGCGCGCGACCGCACCTCGGTGACGCCCGTGCGCGACGCCCGCGCGGGCGTCGACTCGAGCGGCTTCGTCCACGGCTGGGACTTCTCGCACACCTGCTCCGAGCTCACGGAGGAGTGCGGCTCGTGGGGGAACAACCGGGCGATCGTCGATTGGGTCTCGAGCTCGGCGGACGGCTCCGCGGAGCTGCACGGCTTCGGCGGCGCCGCGTCGCTCGACATCACCAAGACGGCCGATCGCGCCTCGTACGCGACGGTCGGCGAGACGATCACCTATACGTTCACGGTGACCAACACCGGCACCCTCGATCTCGAGAATGTCGGTGTGCAGGAGACGGCCTTCGACGGCGCCGGCGAGCTCTCCGCCGTGGCCTGCCCCGGGAACGCCCTGCGCGTCGGGGAATCGATGGAGTGCAGCGCGGCCACCACCGTGACGCAGGAGGACATCGAACGCGGTGCGATCTCGAACGCGGCCGTCGCGACGGGGAACGCGCCGGGCGAACCGTCGATCGCCTCGCCGCCCGACGAGGTGCGGGTCCCGGCGGCGCAGGCGCCAGCGCTCGCGCTCGTCAAGGAGATCGCGAATCCCGCGGACGAGGCGTGGGGTCCCCGCGCCGAGTTCGGCGCGGGTGACGCGCTCGACTATCGCTTCTCGGTCGAAAATACGGGCAATCTCGCGCTCACGGGCGTGACGGTGTCCGAGACCGCGTTCACCGGGAGCGGTGCGGCGCCGAGCGTCGCCTGCCCCGGTGATGCGCTCGCTCCGGGGGAGTCGATGGTCTGCACGGGGCGCTACGAGGCCGCCGATCAGGCGGATGCGGATCGGGGCGTGATCGAGAACACCGCGGTCGCTTCTGGCGACGCCGCCGGACGTCCGGGGGTCACGTCGGATCCATCGACCGCGATCGCGCTCGCGCCCGGCCGGCCCGCATTGCACCTCGTGAAGGCCGCCGATCGACGGGTCTTCGCCGCGGGCGAGGAGATCGCGTACTCCTTCGCGGTGACGAACGTCGGTTCGGTGACGCTCACCGATGTCTCGGTACGGGAGGACTCGTTCACGGGATCGGGATCCGTACCGGCGCTCGACTGCCCGACGACGGAGCTCGCGCCCGGCGAGAGCGTGCTCTGCACCGCGACGTACGCGGCGACGCAGGAGGACGTCGACCGAGGCACGATCGACAACGCCGCGACCGCGAGCGGTCGGACCCCGCAGGGCGACGCGGTGGAGGCGCCTCCGAGCGCCGTGCGGGTCTCCGCGGTGCCGCAGCCGGCGCTCGAGCTCCGCAAGACGGCCGACCGCACGGGTTTCGCAGCGGGGGACGCGATCGCCTACCGCTTCGACGTCGTCAATACCGGGAACACCACGCTGAGCGGTATCACGATCGAGGAGCGCGACTTCAACGGCAGCGGGGATCTGAGCGCCATCAGCTGCCCGGAGGGCGCCGTGCTCGCGCCCGGGGAATCGACGAGCTGCACCGCCGCATACGAGGCGAGCCAGGCCGACCTCGACGCCGGGGCGCTCGTCAACACGGCCGTCGCCCACGGCGTCGATCCCGCGGGAGGCGACGTGGCCTCGCTCCCGGACTCCGTGACCGTGCCGGCTGTCCGCGAGGCGTCGTTGCGACTGGAGAAGAACGTCGACCGCGAGCGCTTCGCCGCGGGCGACGCGCTCGGCTACACCTTCACGGTGACGAATACGGGCACGGTCACCGCCGCCGAGGTGCGGATCGAGGAGCTCGCGTTCTCGGGGACGGGGCGCCTCGACGGCGTCGTGTGCCCGGAATCCGAGGCCCGCGCGCTGGCCCCGGGCTCGACGCTCGTGTGCACCGCCGGCTACGTCGCGAGCCTCGAGGATCAGGGCGCCGGCGCGCCGCTGCGCAACACGGCCGTCGCGGTCGCCGCGCCGCCCGCCGCGGGGGAGGCGCCGATCCGTTCGCACCCGGACGACGCCGTGAGCGCGCCGATGCCGCGCGCGTCGGTGCCGCCGCCGGGAGAAACGGGCGGACCCGCCGCCGCAGGGGCGAAGGGCCCGGGCGCTCCGCGGCTCGCCGCCACCGGCGGTGCTCCGGGGCTGCCGCTCGCGGTGCTCGGCGCCGTCGCGGCTCTGGCCGGGGCGACCGGCGTGCTCGGCGCCCGGGCGCGGCGCCGGGCGACGGACGCGGGCGACCGATCCGGGGACGCCTCCGCCGGAGTGTGA